CCGCGGTGGCGGGTTCCACGGGGGGTTCGATGCCGGATCGCGGGCCGGATCACGGGCCGGATCGTCTGCCCGGCCGCGTACGGGTTCACGTGCCGGGTCGCGTGTCGAAGCCGACCCGGGCTCGCCTCGCTTCCCCACCGTGTTCTCTCCTGACCGGCCGTCCCGCGCGTATCCCCTCAGCCTCGCGCGTGACGCTCGCGCGGGCGACTGGTACTGCGCCGTTGGTGGGTGAGCCCTGAGATCTGTCCGGCGGATTTCGGCTGCGGGCCGTCTGCCGCCTGCGGCGGTGAGCGCCCTGCGGGCGCGTCCTCAAACGCCGGACGGGCTGGTTGTGGCTGAGCTCAGCCACAACCAGCCCGTCCGGCGTTGAAGACCGTCAGGTCACTCCGTACGCGTCACGCCGCGGACGGACGACGGCCGCCGCCGCCTGTGCCGCCGCCACCGCCGCCGCTGCGACGGCCGCGGCCGACCGCGTTGCCCGGGCGGGTGCCGGAGCGGCGGGAGCCCTCCGTGCCGTTGCCGAAGCCGCGGAACGGGCGGCTGCCGCTGTTGCCCGAGCCGCCCGTGCCGGAGCCGGAGGCGTCCGTGCGGGTGCGGCCGCGGCCCCCGCGGCTGCCGCGCGAGCTCGACGACTTGCCGGTGCCCTGCGGCTGGGCCGGGGCCGGGGGCGTGATGACGACCGGGACACCACTGGGCTCGCGGGCGCCGGTGATGCGGGCGAGCTCCGGGTCGGTCGGGTACGTCTTGATGACGTTCGGCGTGATCTGGGCCGTGGTCATCATCCGGGACATCTCACGGCGCTGCTCGGGCAGCACGAACGTGACGACCGTGCCGGACTCGCCGGCGCGCGCGGTGCGGCCACCGCGGTGCAGGTAGTCCTTGTGGTCGGTCGGCGGGTCGATGTTCACGACGAGGTCGAGGCCGTCGATGTGGATACCGCGCGCGGCGACGTTCGTCGCGACCAGGGCGGTGACCTGGTCGGTGCGGAACTGGTCCAGCGTGCGGTTGCGCTGCGGCTGGCTCTTGCCACCGTGCAGCGCGGCGGCCCGGACGCCCTCGGACAGCAGCTTCTTCACCAGGCGGTCGGCGCCGCGCTTGGTGTCGACGAACATGATCACGCGGCCGGCGCGGGCGGCGACCCGGGTGACGGAGTCCTTCTTGTCCTGGTCGGTCACGTGGAACAGGTGGTGGTCCATCGTGGAGACCGCGCCGACGGAGGCATCGACGGAGTGCGTCACCGGGTCGGTGAGGAAGCGGCGGACGAGCCGGTCGACGTTGCGGTCGAGGGTCGCGGAGAACAGCATGCGCTGACCGTCCGGGTCGACCTGGTCGAGCAGCTTGGTGACCTGCGGCAGGAAGCCCATGTCGGCCATCTGGTCGGCCTCGTCCAGGACCGTGATCCGCACGTCGCCGAGCTTGGCGTCACCGCGCTGGATGAGGTCGGCGAGGCGGCCGGGGGTCGCGACGAGCACCTCGGCGCCGCGCGCGAGGGTCTGCGCCTGGCGGCCGATGGACATGCCGCCGACGACCGTGGCGATCCGCAGGTTCACGGCGGTCGCGTACGGGCTGAGCGAGTCGGTGACCTGCTGGGCCAGCTCACGGGTGGGGACGAGGACCATGGCGAGCGGGCGCTTGGGCTCCGCCCGTCGGCCCGCGGTACGGGCGAGCAGCGCCAGGCCGAAGGCCAGGGTCTTGCCGGAGCCCGTGCGGCCGCGGCCGAGGACATCGCGGCCGGCGAGCGCGTTGGGCAGCGTCGCGGCCTGGATCGGGAACGGCTCGGTGACGCCTTCGCGGGTCAGCGTGGCGAGCAGGCCGTTCGGCATGTCCAGCGCGTCGAAGGACTCGACGGGCGGCAGCGCGGGGGTCGTGCTGACCGGCATCTCGAACTCGCCCTGGAGGGGAGCGGCGGCGGGCTTGCGGCCCTTGGACTGGCCGCCACGGGGCTGACCGCCTCGGGAGGACTGCGGGCCACGCGCGCGCGACGGGCGGGCGGAGCCGCCGTCGGCGGAGGACGAGCGGGCAGGGCGGGCTGAGCGGGTCATTCGGGGACCTTCCCTCAATGGGGTGGCACGCCCGAGATCAAGGACTTCGCATCGCGAGGCCGTCCGGGACGGACGGCGGCGGAAAAGCCTGGGCGCGCTGGTGCGGGGGCAACAATGGGGCCCGCACCCAGTGGTGCGGGCCCCATTGCGTTAATGCTCTATGCGATACCCGGTCGAGTCATCGGGCCGAAAGGCCTTGACTCAGTCGACCGGGCGGGCATCCGATCGTCAGGCAGCGACGATGTTCTCGGCCTGCAGGCCCTTCTGGCCCTGCGTGACGTCGAAGGAAACCTTCTGGCCCTCGAGCAGCTCACGGAAGCCGGAGGAGGCGATGTTCGAGTAGTGGGCGAAGACGTCCGGGCCGCCGCCGTCCTGCTCGATGAAGCCGAAGCCCTTTTCAGCGTTGAACCACTTCACGGTGCCAGTAGCCATGTCTATCTCCTTAATGGGATGGGCCCCACACCGGAATAGACCGGCAAAAACAAAAATGCGCCTTCGGTTACAAAACCGTCAGGCGCACACGAGTTCATGGGTACCACAACTGCAACTTGAAAGACCATAGCACACACAGGCGGCCCCCCGTAACCCCCACCGCCGCCCCGGTTCCCCGGGGCCCCGCCGCGGGCCGGCCGGCTACAGCTCCACGCCCTGCGCGCGGGCGTGCCGGTCCGCCGCCACCTCGGCCTCCGCCTCGTCGAGGTAGACCTCGCACACCAGCCGGCCGTCGGCCGTCAGATTGTGCTCCAGCTCCCAGAGGCTGACCTCGCCGCCGCCTTCCAGCAGGAACGCGTGCTCGTAGAAGCGGCACCACGTCGCATCCCGCCCCGCGCCCCGGCGGCGCGGCTTGGTGATCAGCGCGATGTGATGTCCGAGCGCCCCCTGGAGCAGCTCGCGCACCACCTCGCCCGGCCCGTCCGCGTTCTCCGCGCGGCGCAGCAGGCGGCGGGCGTGGTCGGGCGAGGCGTCGCAGACGTACTCCCGGTGGGGACGCGTCGGCCCCATCGCGAGCAGCAGCTCCTCCGCCAGCCAGGCGGGCAGCTCCTCGGCCTCGGTGCCGGGGCCGATGCCGCCGCCGATCCGCTCGTGCACCCGGCGCTCGGCCTGGTCCAGCGCCTCCTCCCGGGCGTACACCTCGTAGAGGAAGCGGTCGTCCGGCCCGGTGTCGTGCTCCAGCTCGTACAGCAGCCGGCTGCTGCCGTCGGAGAGCAGGAAGACGTGCCGGTAGGTATTGCAGCGCAGCGGCCGCGGCTCGTCATTGCGCTGGCGGTACGAGCGCAGCTCCGACTGGTGCATGAGCGCGGTCCGCAGCCGGTCGAGCAGCGGCTCGTCGAGCTCGAACCCGTTCTGCGCGCGCTTCAGCAGCTCCTCCACCTGGTCGGCGGGCGTCGGCTCGCCGCCGCCCACCCCGGCCCGCGTCTCGCCCTCGCCCTCACCCGCTCGCGAATGCTCCACGTCTCCGCCTCCCGACCCTCGCCTCACCCACCCCGCGCACTTACCGTAGCGGCGCGAACACGGCTCGGGGGCGGGAATTTCACTAACTGAGCGCGGTTCAACGGGGTTTCGGACGGGAATAAGGGAAGAATGTCCGGGAAGGGGACGTACGCCCGGGCCGACCGCCAGGTCGCGCCACCCTCTCGCCACAACTCCCCGCCATACACAGGCAGTCACGCGGGAACCCGGCCGTCCGTCAGGAAACGCCCCTGGTCGCTGCCCCGGAGCGCGCGTGTCCGGGCCGGGTCCGGGAGGGCGCGCCTCAGTCCCTCGCCGAACGGCCCGGTGGGCACGCAAGGGGCACACCAGCGCCCCACAACGCCGGAGCGCCCCGCCCGGCAGGAACCGGACGAGGCGCTCGACCGCAGGTCAGGGGGCATAACCCCCACCCGCATCACGTAGGCCGTGTGGGACTCGAACCCACAACCAATGGATTAAAAGTCCACTGCTCTGCCAATTGAGCTAACGGCCCGCACCCCGCAGCATAGCCCGGCCGACCGCCGGAGCCCGAGTCGTATTCGCCGGGGCCGCGTCGCGGGTGTCGGAGGGGGCGTACGCAGAAGGGCCCGTACGGCACAAATGTGTCGTACGGGCCCTCAGATCAGCTGCGGCTATCAGCCGTTGCGCTTCCAGCGGGGCTTGTCGTCGCGGCGGCCGAAGGAGCCGGTGGCGGTGCCGCCACCGCGGTGGTCGTCACGACGGCCGGCCGGACGGTCGCCACCGGAGCGGTAGCCGCCGGTCGAGGGGCGGTCGTCGCGACGGTCGCGGTTGAACGGGCGGTCGCCGCCGCCGGAGCGGAAGCCGCCGCCGGAGGCCGGGCGGTCGCCACCGGAGCGGAAGCCACCGGAGGGGCGGTCGTCACGGCGGAAGCCACCGGACGGACGGTCGTCACGACGGTCATCGCGGCGGAAGCCACCACCGGCGGGACGCTCGTCACGACGCTCGTCACGACGGAACCCACCCGACGGACGGTCGCCACCGGAACGGAAGCCACCGGAGGGGCGGTCGTCACGGCGGAAGCCACCGGACGGACGGTCGTCACGACGGTCATCGCGGCGGAAGCCACCACCGGCGGGACGCTCGTCACGACGCTCGTCACGACGGAACCCACCCGACGGACGGTCGCCACCGGAACGGAAGCCACCGGAGGGGCGGTCATCGCGGCGGAAGCCACCGGACGGACGGTCGTCACGGCGGAAGCCGCCCGAAGAGCGGTCGTCGCGGCGGTCGTCGCGACGGAACCCGCCGGAGCGGTCGTCACGGCGGTCGTCACGGCGGAAGCCGCCCGAGGAACGGTCGTCGCGGCGCTCGTAGTTGCCACGCTCGTCACGCGGGGTCGACGCGGACTGCGCGGGCACGGCGGCGGCGGCCTCTTCGGCCTTGGCCTCGTTGGCAGCGGCCTCGGCCGCGGCGGCCACGGCGGCCTCCGGGTCCTCGCCACGCTCGCGGGCGGCGCGCGCCACGAGGCGGTCGGCCTCCTCGCGGAGCTCGGTGGCGCGGCGCTGGACGCGCTCCACCTGGCGGTTGAGGTCCTGGAGCTCGCGCTCGGCCTGCTTGGCCGCGTTGGCCGCGGAGTCGGCCTGGACCTCGGTGAGCGAACGCGCACCGGTGATCTTGGCGACGTCCTCGTCGAAGGCGCCGGCGCCACCGACGATGTGACGCGAGGCGTCGACGCCCGCGTCCTCCATCAGACGGAAGATCTGCTTGCGCTGGTGCGGCAGGGCCAGGGAGACGACCGTGCCGGACTTGCCGGCACGGGCCGTACGGCCGGAGCGGTGCAGGTAGTCCTTGTGGTCACCGGCGGGGTCGACATTCAGCACGAGGTCGATGCCGTCGACGTGGATACCGCGCGCGGCGACGTCGGTGGCGACGAGGACGTTGACGTGGCCGCCCTTGAAGTCCTCCAGCACACGGGTACGCGCGCCCTGGGTCATGCCGCCGTGCAGCGCGTCGGCGCGGACACCGGAGTCGAGCAGCTGCTCGGCGACGCGGTCGGCACCCAGCTGGGTACGGACGAAGATGATCGTGCGGCCCTTGCGGGCGGCGATGGCGGCCGTGACCGGCGCCTTGTCCTTCGGCTTCACGACGAGGACGTGGTGCGTCATCGTGGTGACCGCGCCCTGGGCCGCGTCCACCTCGTGGGTGACGGGGTTGACCAGGTAGCGCTTGACGAGGGTGTCGATCTCGTTCTCCAGCGTCGCGGAGAACAGCAGGCGCTGACCACCGGACGGGACCTGGTCGAGGATCTCGGTGACCTCGGGCAGGAAGCCCATGTCGGCCATCTGGTCGGCCTCGTCGAGGACGGCGACCTGGACCTTGTCGAGCTTGGCGGCACCGCGGTTGATGATGTCGCGCAGACGGCCCGGGGTGGCGACGAGGATGTCGACGCCGCGCTCCAGGGCGTAGATCTGGTTGCCCATCGACGTACCGCCGCAGACGACCTTCATCTTCAGGCCGAGCACGTCACCGTACGGCTGGAGGGCGTCGGCGACCTGCATCGCCAGCTCGCGGGTCGGGGTGAGGATCAGACCGCGGGGGCTCTTCTTCTCGGTGTGGCCACCGGAGAGGACCGTCAGCAGCGGCAGACCGAAGGAGAGGGTCTTGCCGGAGCCGGTGCGGCCACGGCCGAGGATGTCCTTGCCGGCCAGGGCGTCCGGGATGGTCGCGGCCTGGATCGGGAAGGGCGTGGTCACGCCGTTCTGCGCGAGCTTGCGGACGATGGCCTCGTCCAGACCGAGGTCGGCGAAGGTGACCGTCGGCTCGGCGTCCGCGTCATCGGAGTCGGCGGCGGCAGCGTCGGCATCGGTGTCGACATCGGCGACAGCGTCGACGACGGGGGTCTCGGGGGTGGTGTCAGCGGCAGCCTCGACAACGATCTCGTCGTTCTCGGGCATGACGGTCTGCTCAGTGGAAATGGACATGCGAAATGCGAAACCTTCCGGAGTTTCGGCACGCGCCCAAGCTCCGTGTCGGCTTCACAAATGACCGCCTCGATGCGGTCAGCCACGGCAAGGTAAGGAACGCGCCACACGGCGCGCTTCTGTCAGGCGCCGGGCAAATGGGATCAAACGATCTACCACCATACGCACCCACCACCACATCGCGCAAGTCCCCTTCTGCGGGACATCTCGAATGGGCATTCGAAGAGATGGCGGATACCCCTCCTGACCTGCCATTTCATCCCCGCACCAGCCTCCGCGCCTACGACTGCGAGGCAGCTACGAGGCCGTCATGAAGCGACCGGCCCCGCCTGCGGAGCGGGCTGCGGAGCGGGCGGGGTCGTCTCCGGGGGAGACGTCGGCGCGGGCGGCGAGGGCGGGCTGCTCGGCGGCTGCGAGGCCGGCTGGGACGGCGCCGACGGCCGCCCGGGGTGCGGCTCCGTTCCCGGCCCCTGGCCACCCGGCGGCTTCGACCGCTCCCCCGGCTTGCCCGGCTTCCCCGCGGGCGGCGACGCCCCGGCCGACCCGGCGGACGGGGAGGGGGAGGAGGACTCCGCGGACGCCCCCTTCGCCGCGGGGCTCCCGCTCGCGCCGTGCGGCACCTTCGCGCCCTGCCTGCCCGGACGACCGTCCACCGCCGGCAGCCCGCCGTCCGGCCGGGTGCCCACCTCGCGCTGCTTGCCCGAGCCCGACGGCGTCACCCGGTCCGGGTCGCTCACGCTCATGCAGCCGCCGAGGGCCAGCGCCGCGACGGTCACGGCGGCGATACGGGTGAACGTCACGGCTGACGCCAGTGGCTTTGCGGGCATGAGCGGGACCGCCTTCGGGTCGCGGGGGGACAGGCCCCCTGCCCAACTGGCCCCGCCCCGCCCAGGACACGCGCGGCGCGCCGCCACCCGACCGGCGTACCGCGCCCGGCATCCCTCCCCGTCAGCCGTAGCCGAGGGCGTGCAGCCGCTCGTCGTCGATCCCGAAGTGGTGCGCCACCTCGTGAACAACAGTCACTTCCGTCTCCTCCACGGCCTCTTCCCGGGACTCGCACATCCGCAGCGTCGGCCCCCGGTAGATCGTGATGCGGTCCGGCAGCACTCCCGCGTACCACTCACCGCGCTCGGTCAGCGGCGTCCCCTCGTAGAGGCCGAGCAGCTCCGGGTCCTCCGTCGGCGGCTCGTCCTCCACGAACACCGCGACGTTGTCCATCAGCCGCGTCAGCTCCGGCGGGATGCGGTCCAGGGCCTCGGCGACCAGTTCCTCGAACTCCTCGCGCGTCATCTCCAGCACGCTCGCCATTGTCCGCCAACGGCGCCCCGGGCGCTGTACCCCGGCGGGCACTTCCCGCGATCTTCTCTGCCGCGCCGCACGCCCGGCCCGGCCCCGCCGCGAAGGCTCAGGGAAACCGTTTTGGCGTTCCCTCCCTCCATCCCATATGCTTCTCACGTCCCCGACGCGCTGCAAAGCGCCCAGGTGGGCCATCAGCCCTCATCGTCTAGTGGCCCAGGACGCCGCCCTTTCAAGGCGGTAGCACGGGTTCGAATCCCGTTGGGGGCACGCAATACCGTGTGCGAGACTAGTGCTCGCACATTGCAAGGTCCTGTGGAGCAGTTTGGAGTGCTCGCCACCCTGTCAAGGTGGAGGCCGCGGGTTCAAATCCCGTCAGGACCGCTGCGGCTCGTAAGAGCTGCGTGGCTGGGTAGCTCAGTTGGTACGAGCGATCGCCTGAAAAGCGATAGGTCGCCGGTTCGACCCCGGCCCCAGCCACGGTGAGGCCCCCGTCTTCGACGGGGGCCTCAGTCTTTTCCGGGATCTTCCCGGGGCCCTTCCGGGGCCGGCTCCGGCCCCCGTGCGCAGCGCGAGCTCCGCCGCGCACCAGGCCAAGAACTTTCGCCACCTAAATGCGTTCGCCGCTTCGCGACCGCTGGTGCGATCCTGGACTTCGTATGTCTACGCAGCCTGC
The window above is part of the Streptomyces syringium genome. Proteins encoded here:
- a CDS encoding DEAD/DEAH box helicase, which encodes MTRSARPARSSSADGGSARPSRARGPQSSRGGQPRGGQSKGRKPAAAPLQGEFEMPVSTTPALPPVESFDALDMPNGLLATLTREGVTEPFPIQAATLPNALAGRDVLGRGRTGSGKTLAFGLALLARTAGRRAEPKRPLAMVLVPTRELAQQVTDSLSPYATAVNLRIATVVGGMSIGRQAQTLARGAEVLVATPGRLADLIQRGDAKLGDVRITVLDEADQMADMGFLPQVTKLLDQVDPDGQRMLFSATLDRNVDRLVRRFLTDPVTHSVDASVGAVSTMDHHLFHVTDQDKKDSVTRVAARAGRVIMFVDTKRGADRLVKKLLSEGVRAAALHGGKSQPQRNRTLDQFRTDQVTALVATNVAARGIHIDGLDLVVNIDPPTDHKDYLHRGGRTARAGESGTVVTFVLPEQRREMSRMMTTAQITPNVIKTYPTDPELARITGAREPSGVPVVITPPAPAQPQGTGKSSSSRGSRGGRGRTRTDASGSGTGGSGNSGSRPFRGFGNGTEGSRRSGTRPGNAVGRGRRSGGGGGGTGGGGRRPSAA
- a CDS encoding cold-shock protein, yielding MATGTVKWFNAEKGFGFIEQDGGGPDVFAHYSNIASSGFRELLEGQKVSFDVTQGQKGLQAENIVAA
- a CDS encoding DUF6227 family protein, producing MEHSRAGEGEGETRAGVGGGEPTPADQVEELLKRAQNGFELDEPLLDRLRTALMHQSELRSYRQRNDEPRPLRCNTYRHVFLLSDGSSRLLYELEHDTGPDDRFLYEVYAREEALDQAERRVHERIGGGIGPGTEAEELPAWLAEELLLAMGPTRPHREYVCDASPDHARRLLRRAENADGPGEVVRELLQGALGHHIALITKPRRRGAGRDATWCRFYEHAFLLEGGGEVSLWELEHNLTADGRLVCEVYLDEAEAEVAADRHARAQGVEL
- a CDS encoding DEAD/DEAH box helicase, with product MSISTEQTVMPENDEIVVEAAADTTPETPVVDAVADVDTDADAAAADSDDADAEPTVTFADLGLDEAIVRKLAQNGVTTPFPIQAATIPDALAGKDILGRGRTGSGKTLSFGLPLLTVLSGGHTEKKSPRGLILTPTRELAMQVADALQPYGDVLGLKMKVVCGGTSMGNQIYALERGVDILVATPGRLRDIINRGAAKLDKVQVAVLDEADQMADMGFLPEVTEILDQVPSGGQRLLFSATLENEIDTLVKRYLVNPVTHEVDAAQGAVTTMTHHVLVVKPKDKAPVTAAIAARKGRTIIFVRTQLGADRVAEQLLDSGVRADALHGGMTQGARTRVLEDFKGGHVNVLVATDVAARGIHVDGIDLVLNVDPAGDHKDYLHRSGRTARAGKSGTVVSLALPHQRKQIFRLMEDAGVDASRHIVGGAGAFDEDVAKITGARSLTEVQADSAANAAKQAERELQDLNRQVERVQRRATELREEADRLVARAARERGEDPEAAVAAAAEAAANEAKAEEAAAAVPAQSASTPRDERGNYERRDDRSSGGFRRDDRRDDRSGGFRRDDRRDDRSSGGFRRDDRPSGGFRRDDRPSGGFRSGGDRPSGGFRRDERRDERPAGGGFRRDDRRDDRPSGGFRRDDRPSGGFRSGGDRPSGGFRRDERRDERPAGGGFRRDDRRDDRPSGGFRRDDRPSGGFRSGGDRPASGGGFRSGGGDRPFNRDRRDDRPSTGGYRSGGDRPAGRRDDHRGGGTATGSFGRRDDKPRWKRNG
- a CDS encoding metallopeptidase family protein produces the protein MLEMTREEFEELVAEALDRIPPELTRLMDNVAVFVEDEPPTEDPELLGLYEGTPLTERGEWYAGVLPDRITIYRGPTLRMCESREEAVEETEVTVVHEVAHHFGIDDERLHALGYG